The genomic region GGAAACTGTGCTCCATGCCAGTAACGTGGCTAAGTCTCCTCCCCACAAGAGAAGGGAATCTCGTGACTGGTCTAAGGAGAATCCAGGCCACAAAAGCAGTTTCTGTTTTGACCTTTTGTTAAGACCACCCAAAATAACGCAACATAAAGAGTACACGTTTTCGAGGTATCCAGATTTATCCTtcaaaagggaaataaaatatttttaaaggaggaCTGAGCGCGGGACGGGCGGAGAATATTTCAGGTCCAATGAAAAATTGTGAAGTCGTAACTTTGCACGCTACACTCATTATTATTTTGAATATCCAAGGCATTTATTTGACGGTTTTGCTATCTCGTATTCGGCTTTGGAAACGCGAGAGGTCCTTCTAATGTCAAAAATAACGAGGAAGTCCGGCCTGTAAACAAAAGAGCCGCCCGCCCCGCCCTTTGGCCCCTCTGTTTCCCGTCTAGCACGCGCCCTTGGCAGCTAGCCAAGTCTTTCTGCGCCTGCGTTTGACGGACAGGAAGCTCATGTTTGTGACCCAGCGGAAGTGGTTTGGCGGGGCGGTTGGCCCGGCAGGAACCGACCGGGGTTTTTGCGAAGCTGCCCCGTGAATCTCCTCGGGCGTTGGCAGGACGGAGGTGAGTGTGAGCCCGAGCGAGGGTGCGAGACGGTCCCCGCCTTCCCTGTGGCGTCTGCCGTGAGACGCTGAGGGCCCGAGGGTCGGCGGCCCGGAGCTACGGGAAGGAAGAGAGTTCCTTCTGTGACCTCACCGTAGACAGGCACGACGCGTCCTCTTCGAGCTGGAGCACCGCCGCTTTCTTTGCTCCCTCCCGTCCAGGAATTGCTCTTCGCCGCCTTATGCAGTAGGTTGGGCTCCTTGCTGAACAGCACCCACGGCGGTTCCAGCCCCGCTTGTGTCCCACTCCCGCCGCCTCCGGGAGACCTCAGAGCTTTGCATAGGTcaggctctctctcccccttcccacccgcaAGTTGTGTTCTCTGTGGGATGTCTTACGTCTCATAGGCCCACTATAGGCATAACCTTCTCGCGTAATTTCAATTTTGCAAACATGTCTCCTCACGAAAGTCAAAAGTGGTACATCACAGGATTCCCTTAGTTTGGCCAATGTTGATGTATCATATAAGGCGCATTCTGCAACTGATTACTTCCTTTAGGTTTCAATATCCGTTTGTCCAGACTCTTTGCTTATCTGTCTTGCCAAATATTGTGATGTACTTTATATCCTTTTGCCCCCTAATAGCCTTGAAGTTTAGATAAACAGACTGCCCAAAGGATAGGGTTTCTGTAGCTTAGACATCAACCTGTGACATGCAGGTAACTCTTCACCTTGAAAAAAAATACTCTGATTCTCTGCATTGTTCAGAAGTTCTTTGGGATCAATAGGACTTTAGcatacataaaaacaatataaagatTCAGTAGGaaactttaaaatattacaaaactTGATAATACTTTGAAAATTATTTAATGCAGCTGTGGCATAAGGCAGATTGTTTCCACATAAATCCAAGGGGGTCcaagctgtcttctcagctcctgctattctttctggcctacatggtgcagagcagggggagggaagcaatggGAAGGAGCAAAAGGAATGATATCACTTTTGCAGGTGTCGCAAAGGtgtcagctgacataacttccagtgctccttgaagtctgaaaaattatttcaggagctcctccatggtcaaaagtttgaaaaaggctggtataggCAGATGGAGTCTTTATGACAACTTCCATCACAGTTTCCACTGCCACAGAGGGAAATCAATCTTTAATTTACAGGTATGCACTGTTGGTATACTGGTAAATTGTCCAGTCAGATATTGTTAATTACCAATGTATTTGGCTTTTATTCAGAAGTCTGTGAATTTCATTATTGTATACATAGCAGCCTACTTTTGAGTTACATCAAATCTAATGATTAGTGTGAAGTTAGTCAGACTTGCAGGGACCAGGATATACACATATCCTCTTCATTTAGGAATAGCAAAcccaccttcatgcaaagaaaaaaaaactgcaccTTCCCCCGCTGCGCAGTAGAACtgttctgccccagctgcctccatgtggaggcagaaatccaaggCTGACCAgatctataaaaaaaaaacagtcccccatggggacacaggaagcggcAGGCCAAACAGCCTCATGGCAAACCCCTGGAGGTAGCTTGGTGCCCATACATCAGCAACAGAACTGGCCTCCCTGCAAAGATATGCACATGGAATGAGTACAAATAGATTCACCAAATGACCTATCCAGTTTAGTGACACCTTGTCCAAGCACCCACAAGAACAGAATGCTTAATGATATTTTAACAATTGTAGCTAGTaatgtattatttgaaacaactgtattattaatatatttttcctgatgtaaaccaccctgagcctccatgaagggtggtggtatataaacttaacaaataaatgtttgtatCCAAGCAGTTAGTACAAGAAAACTTTCTTGTGTTGTGGTAATACAATCTGAAGTAGTCCAAAAGCTATTTGGTTTACAAATGTAGTCAAATGCCACGTTTTATTCAGTTTGATGCTTATTTTATTAGTTTGCACTGTGATCAGTAGTTACTCATAATGTCCTGTTTTTTGCTCCTACCTCCTGAATTTAACAATAAAATAGAAACTGTCAATAAGGAACTAGGAATCAATTTCAGCTCTGTATCCTAGCTACACTCCCTCTGCTTCCTCCCATGCTCCACCCCAGCTGACTTGGTGAACTTATGCACTGCTAAATTCAATAAAGCTGTTGACTGTCATTGCTTCTAGATAATCTGCAGAACTGCTGGTGCTTACTTTGCTTTCTGATAGCTTGAGAACAATGTTGGTGCCTGCTGATCTGCCTGTAAATCCTTGTGGCTGGGAATCAGTAGGTGGAAGGTAAAAATGTGTTAGCTGATATTCAGTAAGGAATGGAGCAGAAAACACTGATTCTTTACTTTATATCTGGGATAACCATGAATGCCTCGTGGGGTGTTGCGATGATATATATGTGATACATTTGGGAGACCAATATTCTGCTGCCTTTGGTTATTAACAAAAGTAAGGCAGATCTAGTCCTGTATTCCTGATGTTCtacctcagatatgtggggagTTCAAATCAGTATCATTTTTTAAAGCTGGGAAAGGGAGAACATCTACAGAATTACTGTGCTACACATCTACCCCCCAAAACAACATGAAAAGTAAACTTGGTGAATCTGTTACAACCATATTACGACAAAAATGATGGGTTCACACTCCTCCCATTGCTTATACATGATTAGCTACTATCCGTTCTCATATTCTAGCCATGCCTTCTgaatatttgcataatttattagtTATCAGTGTGCTACAAATAAGGGGCCCACAACTTGTGGGGCAGCCCCACACACACTATTTTCTCTCTCCACCCTGCAAGCCCCATAACTTTTTCTGCGTCCTTCCCTTTCATTGGCACTacctacctttatctttaccGAAGTAGAACGTACAGGATAAAATCATATATTAACGTTTTGAAATCAATAAAACATAgcattaatacatttaaaatcagAGCTAAAATAAAattgggcaggaaggagagatcaCAGAAGAAATCCcagataaaacaaaaaaagtcttcgTACTTCAGGAGAAGATAGCAATAGAAGAAGACAGACAAGTCTCCCTAAGCAGAGAGTTCCAGAGTGCCACAGCTGAGAAGACCCTCTCCCAGGGAACCGCCAACCTGATCTTAAAAGCTAGAGGTCTCCAAAGATGACCATAATGGCTGGGTAGGTTTGTAAGAAAGTAAGCAGTTTTATGCTAAGTGTGCTTATGGGCTCTGAACTGGACATGGGATGTATAATTTCGGTGGACATAGCATGCCATTGCACTGGAGGAATTCTTGAATGACCTTGGCTTCAAAACTGGGCTGGTGATTAAAGAATTTTCAAAGAACGGCATCTGTGTTCAATCTAGTAACATGGCACCGTAAACATCACCACAGTTAAATTCAAGTAAGACTTGGCGTCCTCTATATCTTCTTAGATTTCCACCTGACCTTGTTTGCTATTACTAATGAACTTGAGTAAGTATGTACTTTTCTATTTGTTTCCAGTTCTTATTGCAAAAACTGCAGAAGCAAAGAAACAGCCATTTGATAAGGAGAAATGGGTAAGCGCTTTGTTTAAATTAGCCTTGAAAAGCATCTTGGATAATAGGTTTAGGGAACTGCTCTGTATTTCAGACAGTTGATAGAAGCCCACTTTGGTACACATTAGTATAATTAGTATAATGTCTATAGTATACTGGAAAATTCACCTGCAGACATGGGGATTATGAGACAAAGGAAATCAATTAAAATAGCTATAAATATCATTATTGTCTTCTGCAGCATATATAGTGTTGAAATTGTGtgtattcttaaaatatattctgGCACTGAAGAGTCTGATAGTACAGTCTTGTTaagagttactccagtttaaaCCTACTGATGTCTACTGGAATAAGTTTACATAGGATATTCTTTCATTGTTACTTTTCTACATCTGATATACACAGTAACAGCCCATCACTGTAAACAGGTGTTTACAATTATGTTTAATGCATTTTAGTCTATAATAAGAATAAATTAATGTTCTTTAGTTATATGAAGTTATTCATATGGATTATTTATATGGGTTTATTCATATTCATATCTGCCccatttttatatttaataataatagtggTAAAGGATTCAGGTAGTTTTTATATCTATattagcctttctcaatatttttactgtTGCAAAACCtcaaagcattcttcaggctatgagaaacTGCAGGAGTGGcacgattgtgtagaatatgattgggaagcatagcgtaCATATCCACCTGGGGTCCCACCCTGGCCTATCATTGGGGAAAACGGgttgacatgagcatatatggtcatatcacacaataaatgttttaaaaatatttacaaacttaactaactcccacccattcaggaaacccttccaggaccattaaGGTTTTACAAAAAACTGGTTGAAAAAACTTGATCAAAATTTTTATTTGCCCTTCCTCAAGCAACTTTCAGCATAATACAAAGTAGACTAACTTCTGTATAAGCCTGTTGAAATCAgtggcttagactggagtaattttGTATAGAATTGTACTGCCCAGAAACTATTGGGAAAACCTGTTTTACTTTGGAATAGTAAATAATGGTATGCTGCTTTGTGGATATTTgggctccctttcccccttgctAACTAATTTGGTGTTTGGCTAACTAATTTGGTGTTTACTGTTTTTTAAACTCCATATTCCCTCCCTATGCACTCAAGGATGTTTACACATATATGAAATCCATCAATAGAACCAACATGTGTATCTGTACTTGTACAGTCAATGACAGTGAAACAAAAATCACCCTTACCTGTTTGAAGCTATATCTAAAGACTGCCTCTCCTTTTGTTAATTGGTGTGTCAGCCCCACCAAAACCAATAAGCAAAGCTAACCAAAGTCTGTTCTAGTTATAATAGCTCTACATTGCTTACAGGCAGAGCAGAAGGAAACTGTGGAACAAAAATGACTGAAACCATCAGACATGTTTTTGTTCGTTTTTGTGCTTTTTCTGCTCAACTATTGACCATTATGTTCAAATTGGCAATGTatggattttttccccatttaaccAGGATTCCAAACTGGAAAGTATGAACTGTAGTTTGCTAGTTTGGTTGTAACACTATACTTATTTTGAGAGCAGAACTATTTATTAGCTTACTGCATGCTTGAGAGGAAGGAGTGTGTCAGCCTGTGTAGTCCACAGGTTTGTATGTGCAGTGGTAAATTATGGCTTGCTGTTGTATTCAAATTAATGAACAGCATCCATTCAAAATGaaaattttattattaaaagTACAGTTCTTTTGTTCTTTATTTCACTGTTGTGCTATGAATTTAAGAAATTTGGGTTCCTGAAACATAGTTAAAATAACCATGTCTTGTAGATGGAGAAGAGAAAACATATGGTGGGTGTGAAGGCCCTGATGCTATGTATGTGAAGTTGATATCCTCTGATGGCCATGAATTTATTGTCAAACGAGAACATGCGCTCACATCAGGAACAATAAAAGCTATGTTGAGTGGCCCAGGTAGGTACCACCAATGGTAGGTTTAAAATTCCTTAGTTCCCTAGGCAATGTAATATGGGCATGAGAACAATCTAAACACTTTTTAGAAATTGGGGCTTTATAACTGATTTACAAGCTCTTAGTCCTTATGGTCAAATGTCTGAATACATGTTTTCTGAGATTATTAAATCCTTTATAATTGAGCCCTGATTTCTAGTGTATGACCTTCAAGAGGAAAAGCTATCAAACAGTATATGGTATACTCTGTAACTGTTCAAAATACACCTTTCTCCATAATTAATCATGCTTGGGATTTGAAAAATAATTTGGTAGTCACCAGTTAGGTAGAGGAATGGTACTGCTTTGATGTCTTGATCTTATAAACCTTGAAGTCTGCTGGATtggggtgagcagaagggattttCTCATTGGGTTTTGTGGTCAGTCTGCACTTGTGGGAAGGCTTTCAGTTTTATGTTAATAGTatagtatatatatgtgtatgtgtgctaCAATAACAGTTTATTGCTGGTTGAAACTGGGTATTATAAGCCAGCTGTGTTTCATTATGCTTTAAAACCTAGAAGAGACATCTTTTCCAGTTTTTAATCTCTTTTGAATCTTTATTTTATGAATGCTTATCCCACTAAGTCAACCTCATGATATGACATCTTAGACTCAGTACAACACTGTTAGCGTAGTTCAGAGTGACATTACTTCAGATCCTGAAGAACTGATAAACATGAGCTAAAATGTCAGTGTCCTTTATAATAACGGCACAATTAGTTCTGGGCACTCACAGGGGATGTTGGAGTTATGTTGGCAAACAATAGCTGTGTCTTGGCCCAATTATtgtattacaataatattttttaaactcaAGTGAGTTTTGAAAGTGCTTTGCTATATAAAGTGTGAGCTCTTATGAATTTCTCTAGATTGATTAtttgtaaaagaaaagaaaaactgaatACAATGGAGGGTTTATTCCACTTTGAAAAAGTTTAAAACTAATTTTCAATAAATTATATTTGTGAAAATTcacttcaagatggttatcactCTTCGTAtttcaaagagaaaaaagaagccATGTAAAATGGCAGGTACTTGCAAATAAGAGACCACCTTGCTTTCCATATGCCCAACAAGCCTTGCCAAGGCTTTGTTTTAAATAAGCTTAGTCAGTAATACTTGATTCACATTAAAAAATAATGCATACAAATTATCCCAATTGGTGATTGATATTAACCTAGGCAGTAATTGGATTCAAATCTCAAGAACTGTTGGCCAATGTGGTGATGACAGATTCCTGGCACCATAAGCCTCTACAGTTAGTGGAATAAAACTTTTGGATCCAGTCTCCTGGTTGTTCAAAAGGAAACACTTATGGAACAATTCCCTATTCTTTTTGTAAATAAGTTCTACTTCGTTTAAAAGAATATTTTAGGATATAGTTTTGTATGTTTTGGCATACTGCTTCTATCTATATGAGTTATAAAACCAGTATGTATAATTATTTTTGAAGATGGAGCTCAGAATCAAAACTCAGAATTTGTGTTCCAAAACATACCCAAGGAGGAGAGGCTTATTCATACAAACAAGTTTACCCTAGAACATTAAGTTCCTTGAGAAAAGCTCTTGGTATCCACTCATCATGCTAGAGACAGAAAAATCTACCTTTTCTACCTTTCCCCATAATATTATTGCAAAGCAGTAAGTGTATTTATTTAGTTACATTTCTATATTACCCCCCCCTTAcgactcaaggtggtttacaataaaagcccATAGTACATAGAACATAATAATTGCTTAGATTTATAACACTTTGAATATAACTCTACAGAATACGTCAACATTTTTGTTTATAGCATTTTGAATTTGATAACACTTTAATAGCTGTGTGAACTATTGGCTACTCAGATATAAGTATTGTTTATTCAATGTATGGCCAAGTCAGGTGTCACCTCATGTACTTTCTGTTGGGCTTAACTCGTAGTTGGGAGGGAACTTCTGATTGGTGTTGCTtcgctggtctcaaccaaaggcttggctgGAAACGTCCTGTtttagttcctgcagggccctgatatcttctgggagctcattccaccaagtgggggccaggatggagaatgacCCGACCCTGATTGAATCCAGGCATGCCTCTTTGTGGGCAGGGATCATGAGTTTTTTGGCATTCGAGGAGCGtagagctcttggggggggggagtataagcATAGTGGTGGTCCTTCAAGTATGCAGAGCCCATATGACCTTGAATTACCAGGGCCTTAAGTTTAGGAACACTTGTGATAGGAATGCTTCTCCCACATGTAGAAGGCTAGTAACCTCTCCAGATTCAAGGAAGTGCTTCTAGTGATCTCAAAAGGAATAGTTGAGTCCACATCTAGTAACAGACACAATTATAACTGAATAGCAGGATATTCAAGCGCTTCCATTTCTTACAACAATCAAGTGGCACAACATTCTTAAAATACCCATATTCAGACAGCAATGATACTTTACTGATTAAATTTTATCTGCTGCAGGTTTGTTCTCATTATCTCAttttatatatacaaataaaatatttctctctctctctctctttctgtaggACAGTTTgctgaaaatgaaacaaatgaaGTAAATTTCCGAGAGATTCCCTCCCATGTCCTATCCAAAGTGTGCATGTATTTTACTTACAAGGTCCGCTACACTAACAGCTCCACAGAAATCCCTGAATTTCCAATTGCACCTGAAATTGCACTGGAACTGCTGATGGCCGCAAACTTCTTAgattgttaaataaaataaattataataaaaatgtaaactttTTTCAGTATTTAATACACGTAGTTCAGTTAGTAACTTTTTTCATATAGCATGTTGTATATGTTTGGTTAAGGACTGTAGTGGTCACTGCAAGAGGCCATTGCCTGCAGTGGTTTGGCATGCATGGATGTTGTTTTGCTGCTTACACCAATAACAGTCTTCTCACCAACTGAAAAATAAACATGTCAACTTGTGGGTGACTTTGCCTTATCCTTCAGCAGTGATACAGTTCTTCACAATTTATCACTCTGTGTGCTGATTACTTTATTCCTGTGATTGAAGTGCTGGAAAACACTGTTAACTGCCATTGTCTTAtgatttaaacttttattttcaCGATTATTCATGATACTAGTAGGCATTGTTACAATTGTGTAGTAGTTTATCCCCTCCACTGGGCAAAGAACAGTTTTCTATAGCAATGTCAGATGTGTAATGCAGGAATCTTGCAGTCAAATCTAAAATTTCTGAGTTCTATATGTTTTGCCTTGCTTCAGCAAGATCTTTGCTTGCTGTACATAGTTTAATGGATGTGCATGCTTTTGCCAGCAATTTAAGGTATCATTCTGCCGTTTCCCTAGGTTTGCATAGCAAAAATGAGAGCACAAATAAGAGCACCAGCTCTTCTAGAGCACCATGCCACCCATTGTCCTCTTGAAGCCATATATGCCTGCAATGCTGGTCTTGTAGAACCATTTTGTAGCACTGAACTGAAACCAAAGACAGTCTTGGGAGCAACATTGTTTGGTGCCATCTGAATCAAGCATAGATAAACCTGGGGGCCTGAGCTGTGCCCTTCTCATTCCATTCTAGCTATGAGGTACTTAAAATAAGGAAGGTGGACCATGCTTCCTTCACTGTCAGTGGCAGCTTCAGAAACTACATATCCTGGGAGTCAATTCCAACAGTAGCTAGCAGTTGCTCAAAGAACATATGAGAAACATTGTCATTTGCTTATCCCTTATAAttcaaatggtaatgactggggaaggcactggcaaaccaccccatatttagtctgctaagaaaacgctagagggtgtcaccccaagggtcagacatgactcggtgcttgcacaggggataccttcacctttacatAATTCAAGCCAAAACAATATCCCTGCTTACTAACAGCTCCCTGGTCCACGACAGATGAAATCTGTACATAAAATGAATGTATGCATAAGCAACTGCAAAAATGTAATCTTAGCGTGGCAAAATATAGAGGTTGCTGGGCTATAAAACAACAATGGAAGCTGCAGCTTTCTGGGCAGTGCAGCTACTATATTCCTCCACTGTGTTCATTGTTCTGATTTAACATGATCAAACATTTTTTTACACTGTCTTTAAAATGGTAA from Paroedura picta isolate Pp20150507F chromosome 9, Ppicta_v3.0, whole genome shotgun sequence harbors:
- the ELOC gene encoding elongin-C, whose product is MDGEEKTYGGCEGPDAMYVKLISSDGHEFIVKREHALTSGTIKAMLSGPGQFAENETNEVNFREIPSHVLSKVCMYFTYKVRYTNSSTEIPEFPIAPEIALELLMAANFLDC